The DNA region TTGTAAAACGAGAATGTATGTTCTATATTGAATTAAGATTGCAATTAGGAGCAGGGAGGCTGATGGGATTGGGACAAACGGCTTTGTTGGTCATTGACGTTCAGAATGCGATGTTTGACGAAGGGGATCCGGTATATGAGGGGGAGCGGCTGCTGGCAAACATCAAGCAGCTTATAGCGAAGGCCCGGAAGGACAATGCCCCCGTGTTCTACATACAACATAGCGATGAAGGTTTGGAGAAAGGGTCGGAGGCATGGAAGATTCATGCGGATATTGCGCCTGCAACGATGGATACGATCATTCACAAGACCAAGCCGGACTCATTCTATCATACGACGCTGGAGGACGAATTGAAGCGTCGCGGGATCGAGCATCTCGTGCTTGCCGGAATGCAGACCGATCTGTGCGTGGATACGACTTGCAGGAGGGCTGTTAGCATGGGCTACCGTGTCACCCTGGCGAGCGACGCCCACAGCACTTGGAATAATTCAGCCCTGACCGCTCAGCAGATTATTGATCATCATAACGACGTTCTGCGATGGTTTGCGGCAATTCGACGA from Paenibacillus ihbetae includes:
- a CDS encoding cysteine hydrolase family protein, which gives rise to MGLGQTALLVIDVQNAMFDEGDPVYEGERLLANIKQLIAKARKDNAPVFYIQHSDEGLEKGSEAWKIHADIAPATMDTIIHKTKPDSFYHTTLEDELKRRGIEHLVLAGMQTDLCVDTTCRRAVSMGYRVTLASDAHSTWNNSALTAQQIIDHHNDVLRWFAAIRRMEEIDFHEEAGE